ttGAGTTTAGGCTTTTATGTGGCTTGAGTTTCGACTTTCATTTAATACTTGCGAGACAATTGTATCAAACCTAAAGGATAGAAGATAACTTGGGTTGAACATTAGATTTATTCAAGTTTGAGGAGAGATTTAGCctgaatgaagaagaagcagaaggaTAAGAAGTTTGGCTCAACTCGAGGCAAGTCCATGTGAACCAACCATGTTGACTTGAACCACTCACGTCTCAATTAACAGATTTATTGGAAGGAgaagttaaatattttgtggtcCAGTATTCTATAAACTatgacatgaatgaaccgaaaTTACATCCAAATGAAAGTGATCTTAAAGATAAGATGCttaagaaagacttaaagAATCGAAGTGTGTATGACACGAGTGCCACAGTTTTAATTACTACTTTGTTATAACTCCATGGTAGGTAATTTAAACTCAATCCTCAAACTCTTTAACTTTGCtacacttttaattttttgactAAAGCATCGAAGTGTGTATGATAAACACGGTGTCCGGTCTACACTTCTTAAAAGAAACTTTTCTATTACAATATACAAATTTACTATTAAACTACATGGAGATCAAGTccgctttatttatttataaaaagtattttaagtCTTATAGTTTTGGTTAATAAGTTGGGTCTCATTTGCACCCTCCAAAATTACAAAGTTGGTTGGTCGGTTTCAcacatatttataaaagaattataaatataaaacattcatacaaatatttaaataaatacaacgagtttaaattttttattattaatattaggATATTTttggttaatattttaatttaagaaaaataaataaataaataataaataataaattcattattaaagacgtcaataatttgttttcttagaAAATAGGGTCAAAACCTGctacatttaatttatatattgtcCCTCTTTCAAGCTTcgaataatataaaatatttattgaatgCGTTTCTCTTtacaatgattttttaaatatcatgcttatttatttaattttagaatagtttattatttatttgtgatTAAAAAACggataataatttattaatttgaacgtatatttttaactaaataatttaagagtTGGAATCTCTCCCTCCATATagttgaatttataaattgtaTTTACGGAATCCAtatatttaaacataatatttagtgataaaatttgaatgaaaaatgcttaattcattattttattttcttttaaaaaataaaataatagataaaGAAAATGGGTGATGTTTTGGGGGTTAGGGTGATTACAATTATTAAGCTATAATTGTGACCAATTAGTTAAGCATCCCATTCACAAAAACTTCCAAAtccctaaaaaaataattaattaattaatttcttctcaatatttcatttcaattaaataataacaataataaaatgtttataatatcctaaataaacaatttttttttgtacgaGTAAAATAGACTTGGTAACTTTTGAGATAATGATGGATGTGGTCATATAGGTAAACGGTTATTAAATAAAGGTGGAATCTAAgccatttaataatttattaaaatagacTCATTTTTAGTACTAAACTCGTCTAAAAATTACTCATAAGgtttataatttcaataatatccttaactttaaaaaaaaaatctataaaatatttttaaaattaaaaataaaaataaaaaatacataattgaatgaaaacaattaatatttgttataaaaatattgttaagtaaaaaaaaatttcaaaaataccttttaaatttttctaaaatttaaagaataacCTCATCATTAGTACGGTGttaaaaagaactttcaaaagtaacattaaaagaaGAGACACTCTATAAGATATCGATAGaccattttcattcatatattgacgaaacttttttctttaagagtTAATAGggttaaaatttcatatgtATTTTAGACTTGGAGAAGTTGAAAgctatttataaatttttttaatattttaaaaacattttttaaaaagttaaatatcaaatattttcaaaagttaaatggtatttttgcAAGCAAAATATCTGTTTagattatttttgaaaatttgggaATATTAGTGAGAGTAGAAACATATTTTtgtagaaatatatatttattaattttaacaaaattttcttatgcTGACGTGGACAGTCATTTCCTAATCTAAACTTGGTCTTCTCCTTtgtattataaatttgtaaagTTGAGAAGAAACTAATCTCATCTCCGTCTCATTGTCTgcaaaattgagaagaaacatGCCATCACCACTTcctttctcttcctttctcaTATTTTNCCTTCTCTGTTTCAACATGCCATCACCACTTcctttctcttcctttctcatatttttcttcGGAGCTTCCCTAATTTTCACACctccatcatcttcttcttcttcttcttccttcgaCACCTTCCTCTTCGGCGGCTGCACCCTTCAAAAATACACTCCCAATTCCCCTTACCCTTCCAATCTCAACCTCCTCCTCTCCCGCCTCGTCACCACCTCCGCCACCATCCCTTACAACAACGTCACCGTCTTGGGCTCTTCCCCACAGGACACCATCTACGGCCTCTACCAATGTCGTGGCGACCTCCCCCCCAACGACTGCTACCAGTGCGTCACTCGAGCTGTCACCCGCCTCGGGTCCATGTGCACCGACGCATACGGCGCTGCGCTGCAGTTGGACGGCTGTTTCGTCAAGTACGACAACAAACGCTTCTTTGGAGTGGAGGACAAGACGGTTGTGGTGAAGAAATGTGGGCCGTCGATTGGGTCTGACTTCGACGCGTTGACTGGCCTTGATCCTGCTCTCGCGCAGTTGGTTACCAGTGGTGGGACCTACAGAGCTAGTGGGGCCGGCGATGTACGGAGTGTGGCGCAATGCGTTGGTGATTTGAGCGTGGGAGGGTGTCAGGATTGCATATCTGAAGCCATCCGACGGCTTAAATCAGCTTGTGGACCTTCCGCTTGGGGAGATTTGTTTTTGGCCAAATGCTACGCGCGGTTTACTAGAGGTGCAACTCACGCGGAGGGAAATGGATATGGATATGGATATGATGCAAATGGAAATGGTAGGTACTAAAgtaagtcttttttttttttattattatttttagttatataattttacaatttcggactctttataatttaaaaaatagtattgaaataattattgacGAATTGGGTAACATTTTGACAGATGATTCAAAGGATAATAACAGTAAGACCAACAAGACAATAGCGATCATTATTGGACTCATTGCCGGTATTGCCTTGCTCATCTTATTTATCACTTGGCTCAACAAAAGATATGAGAAAGGCCACGGTAACccattttacccttttttttcttttgaaataaagtcgaggctaaattatacaaaatgtCATTATTGGtcatggttttgattttaattttcaatttttaaaatcaattaaatttaatttaaatatccATAATCTCTCTCCTATGTACTTCATTAAACTTTTGTTTTCAatgttcaaaataattttaaatttaccaccaatctttaattaaaaaaaaaagctcaattttcctataaattaaatattttgatgcAAAAATATTGGGCAGAAtcaaaagtttagaaaaattattgttataatttggcaattattttatttccttaaaaattaaaataaattcccATCTTGGATTATTTGCAGGTTGTAGATAAGTTGTGGTTGTCGGGTCAATTCTGTAATTTCACACCTACCCACCTCCATTTGGGTATgccctctctctccctttgatttttcatcatttcaaagaataaaaataaatttgtgcAAGAACAATGAAGCTGCGCTGAGGAACCTTGAGAGaagcaaacaaaaactatataattttttttttcttttagaaaaaaaaaaaagtgtattttatgagtttttttttttttttttttttttttttttttttttttttttttttttttttttttttttttttttttttNNNNNNNNNNNNNNNNNNNNNNNNNNNNNNNNNNNNNNNNNNNNNNNNNNNNNNNNNNNNNNNNNNNNNNNNNNNNNNNNNNNNNNNNNNNNNNNNNNNNNNNNNNNNNNNNNNNNNNNNNNNNNNNNNNNNNNNNNNNNNNNNNNNNNNNNNNNNNNNNNNNNNNNNNNNNNNNNNNNNNNNNNNNNNNNNNNNNNNNNNNNNNNNNNNNNNNNNNNNNNNNNNNNNNNNNNNNNNNNNNNNNNNNNNNNNNNNNNNNNNNNNNNNNNNNNNNNNNNNNNNNNNNNNNNNNNNNNNNNNNNNNNNNNNNNNNNNNNNNNNNNNNNNNNNNNNNNNNNNNNNNNNNNNNNNNNNNNNNNNNNNNNNNNNNNNNNNNNNNNNNNNNNNNNNNNNNNNNNNNNNNNNNNNNNNNNNNNNNNNNNNNNNNNNNNNNNNNNNNNNNNNNNNNNNNNNNNNNNNNNNNNNNNNNNNNNNNNNNNNNNNNNNNNNNNNNNNNNNNNNNNNNNNNNNNNNNNNNNNNNNNNNNNNNNNNNNNNNNNNNNNNNNNNNNNNNNNNNNNNNNNNNNNNNNNNNNNNNNNNNNNNNNNNNNNNNNNNNNNNNNNNNNNNNNNNNNNNNNNNNNNNNNNNNNNNNNNNNNNNNNNNNNNNNNNNNNNNNNNNNNNNNNNNNNNNNNNNNNNNNNNNNNNNNNNNNNNNNNNNNNNNNNNNNNNNNNNNNNNNNNNNNNNNNNNNNNNNNNNNNNNNNNNNNNNNNNNNNNNNNNNNNNNNNNNNNNNNNNNNNNNNNNNNNNNNNNNNNNNNNNNNNNNNNNNNNNNNNNNNNNNNNNNNNNNNNNNNNNNNNNNNNNNNNNNNNNNNNNNNNNNNNNNNNNNNNNNNNNNNNNNNNNNNNNNNNNNNNNNNNNNNNNNNNNNNNNNNNNNNNNNNNNNNNNNNNNNNNNNNNNNNNNNNNNNNNNNNNNNNNNNNNNNNNNNNNNNNNNNNNNNNNNNNNNNNNNNNNNNNNNNNNNNNNNNNNNNNNNNNNNNNNNNNNNNNNNNNNNNNNNNNNNNNNNNNNNNNNNNNNNNNNNNNNNNNNNNNNNNNNNNNNNNNNNNNNNNNNNNNNNNNNNNNNNNNNNNNNNNNNNNNNNNNNNNNNNNNNNNNNNNNNNNNNNNNNNNNNNNNNNNNNNNNNNNNNNNNNNNNNNNNNNNNNNNNNNNNNNNNNNNNNNNNNNNNNNNNNNNNNNNNNNNNNNNNNNNNNNNNNNNNNNNNNNNNNNNNNNNNNNNNNNNNNNNNNNNNNNccatttgttttaaataatttataatttttatttatacaacgacttaattaattaaaaagggCCAAGTCCAAGTGGtcgaattttcatttaaaaaataaatggaagttGAATGAGTCCCTATCACATCTACCAACCTATGAATTGGCCAAGCTGTCTTAAGTGGGGTATTCAAAAAGATTTCTATTCTATTCATTTacccaatttaattttctcacCAATTAATCACTCTAAACctcaactaaaaaataataataataataaataaataaataaataattccaaaTGTCACCGAAATGATGACGGTTAAGAATGTTGGATAAGATTATAAATTAGAGATTTTAAAAGTGAGAAGCTTAGATTGGTCtcatctaattttaaattatttacccGTCACTGTGCGTATAAAATTGGTATGATAGAAACTcgttataaaatattaagataaatTAGAACATTACATCatctatttattaaaaaataataaattggaGTATCGATACCTCTCGACAATGATAAAAACAATGATATAAAGGTGGTAGGGATGTAATTAGGTGAGAACCATACGGATTATTATCTCATctcatctctctctcacatCTATTATTCATAACTttaggttttgatttttaaaccTTGGAAAAGGCATCACTTTTTGGGTCTTTGTCCCAACCTTTGAAAACGATTTTGGAAGTTGATATATCAACGACTTTGTTTTGTATGATTTTGAGTGTCacctcaaattctctcttaaTAATGTCAAGTCATTTGAATATGATAAACAAGAGCGTCAATTCACTACTTAGTTCTTATTTCCAAGAATATATAAGGTAGCTCGATTTATGATAAATTGAGTTTTCGTCATGAGCGTTTCATGTATTGAAGAAGCGTAAAAATGGTCGAGATGGAACTGTAGCTTTGGAATTAGGTATGAATAAAGCTATTCGTTCCTAAATTATAGCCTTTTCCTAGACTATACCCAAGATTGACTTCGGGTCACGTGGAGAAGACTTAAGTTTGTCTTGACCTTATTTGGGTTGTTAGTTGGTTTATCTGTATTGTTCTAAGACTCCTTATTGGTAAGTTATACTAGTCCATTTCGTCATCATTATTGTGAACCTCATCATCTTGTAATGGCTTGCCTTTTGAGATCTCGAGCTGCAGACTGTTACGTACcaatgtaaaatatttaaaaatatgcattaatttaaatcttttaaaNGAGAAGACTTAAGTTTGTCTTAACCTTATTTGGGTTGTTAGTTGGTTTATCTTT
This genomic window from Cucurbita pepo subsp. pepo cultivar mu-cu-16 chromosome LG01, ASM280686v2, whole genome shotgun sequence contains:
- the LOC111794647 gene encoding cysteine-rich repeat secretory protein 12-like isoform X1; translation: MPSPLPFSSFLIFFFGASLIFTPPSSSSSSSSFDTFLFGGCTLQKYTPNSPYPSNLNLLLSRLVTTSATIPYNNVTVLGSSPQDTIYGLYQCRGDLPPNDCYQCVTRAVTRLGSMCTDAYGAALQLDGCFVKYDNKRFFGVEDKTVVVKKCGPSIGSDFDALTGLDPALAQLVTSGGTYRASGAGDVRSVAQCVGDLSVGGCQDCISEAIRRLKSACGPSAWGDLFLAKCYARFTRGATHAEGNGYGYGYDANGNDDSKDNNSKTNKTIAIIIGLIAGIALLILFITWLNKRYEKGHGCR
- the LOC111794647 gene encoding cysteine-rich repeat secretory protein 60-like isoform X2 — its product is MPSPLPFSSFLIFFFGASLIFTPPSSSSSSSSFDTFLFGGCTLQKYTPNSPYPSNLNLLLSRLVTTSATIPYNNVTVLGSSPQDTIYGLYQCRGDLPPNDCYQCVTRAVTRLGSMCTDAYGAALQLDGCFVKYDNKRFFGVEDKTVVVKKCGPSIGSDFDALTGLDPALAQLVTSGGTYRASGAGDVRSVAQCVGDLSVGGCQDCISEAIRRLKSACGPSAWGDLFLAKCYARFTRGATHAEGNGYGYGYDANGNGRY